A stretch of the Mycobacteroides immunogenum genome encodes the following:
- a CDS encoding enoyl-CoA hydratase-related protein, protein MNEAPELLVERDGPIVILTMNRPHRRNALSTNMIGQFAQAWDEIDRDDDIRAAILTGAGSAYCVGGDLSDGWMVRDGSAPPLDPAVIGKGLLLTHTLTKPLIAAVNGACLGGGCEMLQQTDIRVSDENATFGFPEVQRGLVPGAGSMVRLKRQIPYTKAMEMILTGEPLTAHEAYHFGLVGHVVPAGTALEKARALAQRVVRNGPLAVRNAKEAIVRSGWIAEEDARAIEARLTRQVITSADAREGLTAFKEKREARFTGK, encoded by the coding sequence ATGAACGAAGCGCCAGAGTTGCTTGTCGAGCGGGACGGGCCCATCGTCATCTTGACCATGAATCGACCGCATCGCCGAAACGCACTATCCACCAACATGATCGGGCAGTTCGCACAGGCCTGGGATGAAATCGACCGCGATGACGACATTCGGGCCGCCATCCTTACGGGTGCCGGCTCCGCCTACTGCGTAGGGGGCGATCTGAGTGACGGCTGGATGGTCCGCGACGGCTCGGCGCCACCACTGGATCCGGCTGTCATCGGCAAGGGCCTGCTGCTCACGCATACGCTGACCAAACCACTCATCGCGGCGGTCAACGGCGCTTGTCTCGGCGGTGGCTGTGAGATGTTGCAACAGACCGATATTCGGGTGTCGGACGAGAACGCGACCTTTGGCTTTCCCGAGGTACAGCGCGGCCTGGTGCCCGGGGCCGGTTCGATGGTCCGACTCAAGCGCCAGATTCCCTACACCAAGGCCATGGAGATGATTCTCACCGGCGAGCCGCTGACCGCCCACGAGGCATACCATTTCGGGCTGGTGGGACATGTGGTGCCCGCGGGTACCGCGCTGGAAAAGGCACGCGCCCTGGCCCAGCGGGTCGTGCGGAATGGCCCGCTGGCCGTGCGCAACGCCAAGGAGGCGATTGTGCGCAGCGGATGGATCGCCGAGGAAGACGCGCGCGCCATAGAGGCCCGACTCACCCGCCAGGTGATCACCTCGGCAGACGCGCGCGAGGGGTTGACCGCGTTCAAGGAAAAGCGAGAGGCACGGTTCACCGGAAAATGA
- a CDS encoding enoyl-CoA hydratase/isomerase family protein: MIRTGQHDNGILVVTIDRPERRNALDPQTVAELHSVIDKIDGDPQIRVVVLTAEGASFCAGADLKSLPSDFTNTAATSTAALLGATDSELVRTLAAQELMASLFERIHRMRQPVIAAVNGHAVGGGFALALACDIRFACPEAAFGAVFIRHGVSNCDMGTSYHLPRLVGAARAAELMLTGRMFGAEEAHRIGLVFDVVPAEALLEAALAKAAEIAAHSPLAVWMTKETMWQTVDAPSLRHALDLENRTQVMCTATGELRRSFDSFRDGHG, from the coding sequence ATGATTCGTACTGGGCAGCACGACAACGGAATTCTGGTGGTCACCATCGATCGCCCCGAGCGCCGCAACGCGTTGGACCCGCAGACGGTGGCCGAGCTGCATTCGGTGATCGACAAGATTGACGGTGATCCCCAGATCCGCGTGGTGGTTCTCACCGCCGAAGGCGCGTCGTTTTGTGCCGGGGCCGATCTGAAGTCGCTACCAAGCGATTTCACCAATACCGCGGCCACTTCAACGGCGGCGCTGCTCGGCGCTACTGACTCCGAGCTGGTGCGTACCCTCGCTGCCCAGGAGTTGATGGCATCGCTGTTCGAACGGATTCACCGGATGCGTCAACCGGTCATCGCGGCCGTCAACGGCCATGCGGTCGGTGGGGGATTCGCGTTGGCGCTCGCCTGTGATATCCGGTTCGCTTGTCCGGAAGCGGCTTTCGGGGCCGTATTCATTCGTCACGGCGTGTCTAACTGCGATATGGGTACCAGTTATCACCTGCCGCGTCTGGTGGGCGCGGCGCGCGCGGCCGAGCTGATGTTGACGGGTCGCATGTTTGGTGCCGAGGAAGCGCACCGCATCGGCCTGGTCTTCGATGTGGTGCCCGCCGAGGCTCTTCTCGAGGCGGCGCTGGCCAAGGCGGCGGAGATCGCCGCACACTCGCCACTGGCGGTCTGGATGACCAAGGAGACGATGTGGCAGACGGTGGATGCGCCCAGCCTGCGCCACGCGCTGGACCTGGAGAACCGGACCCAGGTGATGTGCACCGCCACGGGAGAACTGCGCCGATCCTTCGACTCCTTCCGGGACGGACACGGTTAG
- a CDS encoding TetR/AcrR family transcriptional regulator: protein MTSTAAEHPGFAHDPTDQRLLNAAERLFAERGVDAVSLRAIMAAAGTNVASVHYHFGSKERLVEALLDRYLDQIEQRRFALLDVAETAGTLRAIAEAIVIPLAEIGEEGATAWLSTLGKLMISGHAALIPMSVSFQPQAARLQELILRLRPDAPLPSIRFGVTQAVTLTCVVLGDIAHTNRLMSLSGTYLDDKQMNAQLIDMVTAILAGPPEEG, encoded by the coding sequence ATGACCAGCACCGCGGCCGAGCACCCGGGATTCGCACATGATCCCACCGACCAACGGCTACTCAATGCCGCCGAACGCCTGTTCGCCGAACGCGGCGTGGATGCGGTGTCGCTGCGCGCCATCATGGCGGCGGCCGGCACCAATGTGGCCTCGGTGCACTATCACTTCGGATCCAAAGAGCGGCTCGTCGAGGCCCTGCTCGACAGGTATCTGGATCAGATCGAGCAGCGACGATTCGCCCTCCTGGATGTCGCCGAGACCGCTGGAACGCTGCGCGCCATCGCCGAAGCAATTGTCATTCCATTGGCCGAAATCGGCGAAGAAGGCGCTACGGCATGGCTTTCCACGCTCGGCAAGCTCATGATCAGCGGCCATGCCGCATTGATACCCATGAGTGTGAGCTTCCAGCCACAGGCCGCGCGACTGCAAGAGCTCATCTTGCGATTGCGGCCGGACGCACCGCTGCCGTCCATCCGGTTCGGGGTCACCCAGGCGGTGACGCTGACCTGTGTGGTACTCGGCGATATCGCACACACCAATCGTCTGATGTCGCTGAGCGGAACCTATCTGGACGACAAGCAGATGAACGCACAGCTGATCGACATGGTGACGGCGATTTTGGCGGGTCCTCCCGAAGAGGGCTAA
- a CDS encoding thiolase domain-containing protein: MRDVAVVSFAQSPCSPANLRDDMAEILLPVVREALAQVDLRREDIDFYASGSHDFFEGRTFAYIESLDAIGAWPPISESHVEMDAAWACYEAWAWLQLGHGDIALVYGVGRGALSIDLDQVLPSTLDPYYLTPLHPHRHAIAGLQAAATIEAGITTEREMADVVNQSLTDALSNPFALRAGAPGVEALLDEPYIASPLRQHDAAPIGDGAAVLILATERVARRLTRRPAWIRAIDHRMDTHYPGSRDLAVLESARIAAEKAAVMAGFSAAHVEVAELHTEYSYAEPLLTKTFGIENALVNPSGGPLAGAPTTATGLIRIGESARTIMQGRATRALAHATNGPALQQNLVCLLETSG, from the coding sequence ATGCGTGACGTCGCCGTGGTCTCCTTTGCCCAATCGCCCTGCAGTCCCGCGAATCTGCGTGATGATATGGCCGAGATACTGCTGCCGGTGGTCCGTGAGGCCCTCGCACAGGTGGACCTGCGCCGCGAGGATATCGACTTCTACGCCTCGGGCAGTCATGACTTCTTCGAGGGCCGCACGTTCGCATACATCGAATCCCTCGACGCCATCGGTGCCTGGCCCCCGATTTCAGAATCGCACGTCGAAATGGATGCCGCCTGGGCCTGTTACGAGGCGTGGGCCTGGCTCCAATTGGGGCACGGCGATATCGCGCTGGTGTACGGAGTAGGACGGGGTGCGCTATCGATCGACCTCGACCAGGTGTTGCCCTCCACGCTGGATCCGTACTACCTGACTCCATTGCACCCGCATCGTCATGCGATAGCCGGACTGCAGGCGGCCGCCACCATCGAGGCCGGTATCACCACGGAGCGTGAGATGGCCGACGTGGTCAATCAGTCGCTGACCGATGCGCTGTCAAACCCCTTCGCGCTCAGGGCAGGTGCGCCGGGAGTCGAGGCCCTGCTGGACGAACCGTACATCGCCTCACCGCTACGCCAACACGACGCGGCTCCCATCGGTGACGGTGCCGCGGTGTTGATCCTGGCCACCGAGCGCGTCGCACGGCGCCTGACCCGCCGTCCCGCGTGGATACGGGCGATCGATCACCGGATGGACACGCACTACCCGGGATCGCGCGATCTGGCGGTACTCGAGTCGGCCCGAATCGCCGCCGAGAAGGCAGCCGTCATGGCCGGGTTCTCTGCGGCACACGTGGAGGTCGCCGAACTTCACACCGAATACAGCTACGCCGAACCGTTGCTCACCAAGACCTTCGGCATCGAGAACGCGCTCGTCAACCCATCGGGCGGGCCGCTGGCGGGCGCGCCCACCACCGCTACGGGATTGATCCGCATCGGTGAGTCCGCCCGCACCATCATGCAGGGACGCGCTACCCGTGCGCTCGCACATGCCACTAATGGTCCTGCACTGCAACAGAATTTGGTCTGTCTACTGGAGACAAGCGGATGA
- a CDS encoding thiolase domain-containing protein codes for MSRSVAVIGVGQSKQAKKREVSIAALVREAVDGALADAELTFGDIDAIVLAKTPDLFDGVMNPELYLADAIGARGLPVTRVFTGGSVGGHAAIYAAHLIQARLAGRVLVVAYSKESEGNFTWALSRPLPFSAQLGAGAGGHFAPVIREYIRRTQAPEHIGWQVAVNHRLNAIRNPYAHIHKPDITVEEVRDSPMLWDPIRFLESCPSSDGSCAVVISSEVHARLAPRPPAWVHGTGWRTETGHLAGRDEVNPIAGRECAAAAYREAGITDPATQVDVSELYIPYSWYEPMWMENIGLAPEGWGWRAVDQGHTTFGGRHPINPSGGVLSGNPTGATGLLRFAEAALQVRGLAGEHQVDGARRAIGHAMGGASQFHALWVVGREKP; via the coding sequence ATGAGCCGCAGCGTTGCCGTGATCGGTGTCGGACAAAGCAAGCAAGCCAAGAAGCGCGAGGTGAGTATCGCGGCGCTGGTCCGCGAGGCGGTGGACGGCGCACTCGCCGATGCCGAATTGACGTTCGGCGACATCGACGCGATCGTGCTCGCCAAGACTCCGGATCTCTTTGACGGGGTGATGAACCCCGAGCTGTATCTCGCCGATGCGATCGGGGCGCGCGGCCTGCCGGTCACCCGGGTGTTCACCGGAGGCAGCGTGGGTGGACACGCTGCCATCTACGCCGCGCATCTCATCCAGGCCAGACTCGCAGGGCGGGTGCTGGTAGTCGCGTACTCCAAAGAATCCGAAGGCAACTTCACCTGGGCGCTGTCACGGCCGCTACCGTTCAGCGCTCAGCTGGGTGCCGGCGCCGGCGGCCACTTCGCGCCGGTCATCCGGGAATACATCCGCCGCACCCAGGCGCCGGAACATATCGGCTGGCAGGTGGCAGTGAATCACCGTCTCAATGCCATCCGAAATCCCTATGCGCACATTCACAAGCCCGACATCACCGTCGAAGAGGTACGCGACTCACCCATGTTGTGGGACCCGATCCGGTTTCTGGAATCGTGCCCGTCATCGGACGGCTCGTGTGCCGTCGTCATCTCCTCGGAGGTCCACGCGCGGCTGGCTCCACGCCCGCCGGCCTGGGTTCATGGCACCGGATGGCGCACCGAGACAGGGCATTTGGCGGGCCGGGATGAGGTGAACCCCATCGCCGGCCGGGAGTGCGCCGCCGCCGCGTATCGGGAGGCCGGCATCACCGATCCGGCCACCCAGGTGGACGTCTCCGAGCTCTACATCCCGTACAGCTGGTACGAACCCATGTGGATGGAAAACATCGGGCTGGCACCGGAGGGGTGGGGCTGGCGTGCCGTCGACCAGGGCCACACCACATTCGGTGGTAGACATCCCATCAATCCGTCCGGCGGTGTGCTTTCGGGTAATCCCACCGGGGCCACGGGTCTGCTCCGATTCGCCGAGGCCGCCCTACAGGTGCGGGGGCTGGCCGGAGAACACCAGGTCGACGGCGCCAGACGCGCGATAGGTCACGCCATGGGCGGTGCGTCGCAGTTCCACGCGTTGTGGGTGGTGGGACGTGAGAAGCCATGA